One Lachancea thermotolerans CBS 6340 chromosome B complete sequence genomic window, GTCCAAAAAAAACGAACCTACGCACGCAACAAAAGTAGGAAGCCATATTATCCTTGTAGCTGACTTACTAAATTCATTCACAGAAACCAATAGCACGGGATAAAGATAATCATTAATCCTCGCATATATCATTTTTTCCAGAAACGTTGACAGTAGAGTAGCCCGCACTCCGCGATCTCTCAACAAGGAAAAGGGAAGTACTGGGTTCCCAGGACATTTCATTTCCCAGATTAGAAAACCCATAAAAAGGATCACATCTACGACTAGTGTCGCAATAATTCCTGGTTTCTTCCAGTCCTCGGAAGCCCCGCCTGCAAGTGTTAGAGGGACTAAAATACTACCCAGAGAAGCGGTGATGAGTGCAATTCCAAATGCGTCAAGGCCGTTACCTAAAGCTCGTGTATAAGATAAAAAACCAACCGTattgaagttcttctcttgttgCAGTTCTTTCCATTCTGCCGTCTTCGATGCTTGGTGGATAATGTAAAGCATGAAACCAACAAAAGGCAAGGCTGATAACGGGAAAACAGCAGCCCAAATTCCAATATCTAAACGCCAGTTTTTGGCAGGGTTTGCGGCCTCAACAATGTCTCCAGACACCCAGCTTATTATAATGCATGGCCATGATGGAGCAAATTGATAGAACAACCTCCAAGCTGTCGGTGACATATCTGACAAAACTAAAACGAGTAGAAGCGACACGCCAACAAAGCCAGAATTATAAAATATTGCCCCTACTGAGTAGGTTCCAAGACCATTGGCTTGAGATTGGATAATGGTGCCCATTGTATATAGAACAGTGCCAACGAGAAATAGTTGTAGTCTTCCATAAACATCTGAGAGCCGTACAAATATTATTTGAGCTGCAATACTAACTACAATATTGACCACTTGAACagttgaaagaagagagtGCTCATTGAATGACTCAGTAGCATATCCCGTGTAAACGGACCGTGTTACAAAGTCCAAGTAGTATCCAAACCCACAGATAAATGCAGATAAGATAAGTAAAGTGTTTATCAGTCTCCCTGAGCAAATTGTGCTCATAATTTCcatttctttgactttcaaaaggGCGGATGTAGCCTCGAAGCCTGCTTTTGGAACTATGAGTGACTCACTATCATCTCTGGTTGTAAAAGTTTGAACGCCAACGCTAGTGTCTTTGCAATCAGAAGCCTCGCTCTCGCCGGAACCTTTGATATGGCGTATTTCACGTTCAGAGCTTACCTTAGCATCTTTGGTTGAATCTATGGTTCTCTATTATGATTCAGTAGCATGTCATGAAGTGCTATTTATATTTGCTAATCTACATGAGAAGAATCTTCTATACAGAGAAGGTTATGTCACTGAACTCCACGATGCGTGAAACTAAGCTTCCGATGGCCATTTTTTGTGATTTCCGCGCCAGCGCGTGCCATTCCTCCGTCTAAGATTAGAGAAGGAAAGAAGTGCTAGAACTGAGAAAACAACCTGTCCGGAGTATTTTTTTGCACCCTGAAGAACATTCGGGGTGTTGCAAGATGAAGGACGTacagaaaaaaaaaaaaaattccgACGTACCCTTGAAATCTTCGTGAAGGAAAGAAATCATATGAGATACCTCTAAAAATGTGCGCTTTCAAGGAGGCCGAGTTTAATATAGCTATCAGTTAACAGCAAATAGAAGAATGCCTTGATAGGTTTGTTGATAGGCCTCACTTTTAATCGATAAAATCTGTGAAACTATGAAACATATTTAGGAGAGTCTGAGTCGTCGTATGAGAGATTGCCAAACTCGTTGGCTAGGCTTTCCATTATAAGATTAGTGGATTACTttgtggatgatggtacttAATATCTCCccgttttcttcaagtcccAAGATAGACCCCTGTCGTTGATGAAAATCTCGGGTCTTATACAACACCTTGAGACGTGACTCAGTTTCGAAGTGAGATGACTACAGCATTAATGATACCACTTTAAATTATTCCTGACCTATTGTTGTCTGACTTGGACTATGAATGGTCAATACAGATCCATTCTTATGTTTTAGTTAGGCATCCGTtgtatttatgatatgtccattTGCCGTGTCATTTCATACtaatgtgtcattatgcaacttggcactattACACACCAATGATCCGGTCGAATTcagacaaaaacagagGAAATCGTGTTATTAATGTATGTTTTCCTTCCCAAACTGTCCTGCGCGGATCTCAACGTTGGAAAAGAGGCCCCGtaacttttgaaatatcCTTGACTCCAGACATGAAGTGCAATGTAAGAATTCATTATGTGCTTGTTGTGAAAGGGGCCGGTCCGCCTAAATACCTCGTGTAGACCTCCGTAGTGTACACCAAGGCTCACGTTTTATTTTCAAGGACCATGGAACGTACGTTTACTCgtatcaaaaatgaaaagatATCCAAAAACAACCTAGTAGCTCATTAGAAGTCGAAGCTTTACAAACAAGAAGTACAACGACCTATGTTAATCAGAACCTGAACAAAAAACCAGAGTGCCTCAGTTTTGGGGCCAGCCAGCTACGTTTCAAGTTATGCCGAGTGGCTTATCCCATTCAATGTGGTCTCTTTTTTAAACAAATGCCTTTCATATGGTCCGTGATAATAATAAAGAGCGGGATGACCCTCTCAACATCAAGAATCCAAAATTGCTAGTCGGCCATTGGAGGTCCCTAGTTATGCGCCGTTTGAGGTCTTAGCATTCGCCAAAATGTAAGGTGTAGTATTTCTTGTTTAAAGACCCAGCAGGATTCTGCTTGTAACAATGATGTTAGTTGTTctcagagctttttgagtagTTTTTGAACACCCATGCGACTGCGAGACAGAGCGGTCCACCAAAGGCTACGCGTCACGCTTGAAATCATGCCAATATCTTTAGTATCGATAAGAACAGATCTTCAATACAGTTGCTGATATAGAGTTTGCAAACTATACATGTCTTAATGCTCTAGCAAGTCGTGTTATACCACAATTCTTATATTCTGTCGTCATGTAATCTCTCACGATATTGTTGAAGGCGCAGGATATCTGAATTTCTTCGAAGATAACTCCGAGCTGCTCgagagcttcttcttgccaTAGGGATAGACAACGCTCTCACAATGAAAGGGGAAAGAGCAGAAGAGCATTTGATTCAAACTCCACATGTGGATGATCAAAACCTGAGGCTTCCTCGCGATACTTTCCCTAACAGGTTTCTATACGAGATTAGTCGCCACAGAACCTTTGTAATTGCTGTTAGCTCGGAGCTGATATTGTATGCTTTTTCGATTTACAGAGGTCTGACCAGCAAGGATCGCGATATAGGGTTTTTGATTGCGCTTTTTATGATAGTATTAGGATCTACCGGTATTATACTAACAGGCATCATTACCATATGCTTGCTGAACGACTGTGGGACAGATCCATCAAATACACTGCATTTTATGAAAGAAATAGTTGCTGTAGGACTACAAATGGAAATGAGAGAGTGGGATATTATAGCCGCTAGAATGAACAGGGTTTTTTACCTTAATAATTCATGGGCAACCCCTTATTTTTTTTACGACGGAGAAGCGTGTCATTCTTTCTTTAAAAACTACTACCTTAAGCATTATTCAAGAGGAGAAAAAACCAGTGGCACGAATACATACGGTCTCGAAGAATTTCAACCTTTTGTCGACCAAGCTGTGGAAGCATACAAAAAAAGCGAGACAAGGATGTGCAGTCCATTTTGAACGCGGGGTCTCCTTCAGGAAGGATGATTGacgccaagaacaaaagTTAGGTGGTTAAACTTGTGGGTGTTTTGCTTTAAATATGTCGttaaaaaaaaatctcGAAATTTTATTTACTACATCGAGGTTCACCAATTGCCTACTGATAACAAAAATACTCAGTTTGTTCCAAGATTGGTAGCCGAAGAAACTTTGCAGTCTACCAAAAGATTGTGCGGCGTAGGAAGGAAATAGTAATTTTGTGAGCGCCGGCTGTAAGATCAAAACCAGTGTTACAGCTCTGTGTCCTACCTTAGCTGCAACATCTTAAGACGTTTGATCAATGTCTCAGCCCTCCTACTACAGCGATTCCAGtaaaaaaaacagcttttcaaaaggcCACATTTACGCCCTTCGGTGCAAAGCCCTCTCATTACTCTTAAAGCTAGAAATTAAAAGGCCAACTTTTtaaatcttttcaagagcaatTTAAGTCGGCATCTTTTTGCTCGAATTAACAGCTGCTCGCGTTTGGATTAG contains:
- a CDS encoding KLTH0B10230p (some similarities with uniprot|P36034 Saccharomyces cerevisiae YKL219W COS9 Protein of unknown function member of a family of conserved often subtelomerically-encoded proteins), translating into MKGERAEEHLIQTPHVDDQNLRLPRDTFPNRFLYEISRHRTFVIAVSSELILYAFSIYRGLTSKDRDIGFLIALFMIVLGSTGIILTGIITICLLNDCGTDPSNTLHFMKEIVAVGLQMEMREWDIIAARMNRVFYLNNSWATPYFFYDGEACHSFFKNYYLKHYSRGEKTSGTNTYGLEEFQPFVDQAVEAYKKSETRMCSPF